A single window of Nocardioides baekrokdamisoli DNA harbors:
- the nusA gene encoding transcription termination factor NusA has translation MDIDLNLLRMLERERGISFEHLAEAIEQALLSAYHKAPHTNPNARALLDRKTGHVTILAAEIDAEGTQVGEYDDTPVDFGRIAATTAKQIVLQRIRDAEDEIKFGEFSGKEGDIVSGVIQQGRNPDDVMVDLGSLEAILPMMERVPGENYDHGSRIKCLVTSVRKGMRGPQITLSRSHPGLVKKLFAFEVPEIADGTVEIAAIAREAGHRTKIAVKSTKPGVNAKGACIGPMGQRVRNVMAELNGEKIDIVDHSDDPAAMVAAALSPARVTEVQILDLDARAARVIVPDFQLSLAIGKEGQNARLAARLTGWRIDIRSDEESPSA, from the coding sequence ATGGACATCGACCTGAATCTGCTCCGCATGCTCGAGCGCGAGCGCGGCATCTCCTTCGAGCACCTGGCCGAAGCGATCGAGCAGGCGCTGCTCTCGGCGTACCACAAGGCTCCGCACACGAACCCGAACGCACGGGCTCTCCTCGACCGCAAGACCGGCCACGTGACCATCCTCGCTGCAGAGATCGACGCTGAGGGCACCCAGGTCGGCGAGTACGACGACACCCCGGTCGACTTCGGGCGGATCGCTGCGACCACAGCCAAGCAGATCGTGCTGCAGCGCATCCGCGACGCCGAGGACGAGATCAAGTTCGGTGAGTTCTCCGGCAAGGAGGGCGACATCGTCTCCGGCGTGATCCAGCAGGGCCGCAACCCCGACGACGTGATGGTGGACCTCGGCTCGCTCGAGGCGATCCTGCCGATGATGGAGCGCGTGCCGGGGGAGAACTACGACCACGGATCCCGGATCAAGTGCCTCGTCACCTCCGTACGCAAGGGGATGCGCGGACCGCAGATCACGCTGTCGCGCTCGCACCCGGGCCTGGTCAAGAAACTCTTCGCGTTCGAGGTGCCGGAGATCGCTGACGGCACCGTCGAGATCGCCGCGATCGCCCGTGAGGCCGGCCACCGCACCAAGATCGCGGTGAAGTCGACGAAGCCCGGGGTCAATGCCAAGGGCGCCTGCATCGGGCCGATGGGCCAGCGCGTACGCAACGTGATGGCCGAGCTCAACGGGGAGAAGATCGACATCGTCGACCACTCCGACGACCCGGCCGCGATGGTGGCCGCGGCGTTGTCTCCCGCCCGCGTCACCGAGGTGCAGATCCTGGACCTCGATGCCAGGGCCGCCCGCGTGATCGTCCCCGACTTCCAGCTGTCGTTGGCGATCGGCAAGGAGGGTCAGAACGCCCGCCTTGCAGCGCGTCTGACCGGCTGGCGGATCGACATTCGATCCGACGAGGAATCCCCGTCCGCCTGA
- a CDS encoding YlxR family protein: protein MARQETELAQACETAEPIRTCVGCRQRASKRELVRVTAVIRHGQSVVEPDIEGAVPGRGAHLHPTIECYDLAVRRKAFARALRLEGGPSSAPVGAYVAGRVTE from the coding sequence GTGGCACGCCAAGAGACTGAGCTCGCACAAGCATGCGAGACCGCAGAGCCGATACGGACCTGCGTCGGTTGTCGACAACGTGCCAGCAAACGCGAGTTGGTGCGGGTGACTGCAGTGATCCGACACGGCCAATCGGTCGTCGAGCCGGACATTGAGGGTGCCGTGCCCGGCCGTGGGGCGCACCTGCATCCCACGATCGAGTGTTACGACCTCGCGGTGCGCCGGAAGGCGTTCGCCCGGGCCTTGCGGCTCGAGGGCGGGCCGTCCAGTGCACCGGTGGGTGCGTACGTGGCGGGTCGCGTGACCGAATGA
- the infB gene encoding translation initiation factor IF-2, protein MANTKVSDLAKKYGTTSKDVVEKLKSVGEYVKGPSSAILPPVEKKFADTYGSELLSKMKPAAAAPAAEAPAAAPAAPAAAAPAAPAEAAPSTGPKPGPKPAPAPAAEPEAPAAVAPAAPAATEAPATPAAPAAAAPAAPRTAPRPGAPRPGNNPFASSQGMGRKPAPAPRDNTPGAVPGVPRPPAARDGAAPARPGMPRPNPAMMPRNSAFGAGAARPGAPGRPGAAGAGAGRPGAGGAGRPGGGGFGGRPGGGPGAGGAPGGGGGFAGRPGGGGPNRPGQRGQVGGAFGKQTGKKGRKSKRAKRQEFEAMEAPTIGGIRVRKGNGETVRLARGASLTDFAEKINVDPSQLVQMLFSLGEMITATQSVGDETLELLGEELNYIVQVISPEDEDRELLESFDIEFGDEGDADDWVVRPPVVTVMGHVDHGKTRLLDALRNANVVAGEAGGITQHIGAYQVTTTVEDTERKITFIDTPGHEAFTAMRARGSQASDIAILVVAADDGVMPQTVEALNHARAAGVPIVVAVNKIDKPDADPTKVRGQLTEYGLIPEEYGGDSMFVDVSAKAGLNLDKLLEAVVVTADAALDLRANPTQDAQGLVIEAHLDRGRGPVATVLVQRGTLRAGDSIVAGPAFGRVRAMLDEYGNEIDEASPGRPAMVLGLSAVPGAGASFLVVEDDRMARQIAEQRESRQRAAQLAKRTVRRTLEDFMKTMEKGESQTLNLILKGDVSGSVEALEDALASIDVGGDEVSIRVIDRGVGAITETNVDLAAASDAIIIGFNVRPQGKATELADREGVEIRYYTVIYQAIDEIEAALKGMLKPEYEEATLGQAEIRALFKSSKIGNIAGCMVTSGVIRRNAKVRVLRDSAVIADNLDLASLKREKDDASEVREGFECGLVLKNFQDIREGDIIEAFELREIARS, encoded by the coding sequence GTGGCCAACACCAAGGTTTCTGACCTCGCCAAGAAGTACGGCACCACCTCCAAGGATGTCGTCGAGAAGCTGAAGAGCGTCGGCGAGTACGTCAAGGGCCCCTCCTCGGCGATCCTCCCGCCGGTGGAGAAGAAATTCGCCGACACCTACGGCTCCGAACTGCTCTCCAAGATGAAGCCGGCCGCCGCTGCGCCGGCCGCTGAGGCACCTGCCGCGGCTCCGGCTGCTCCGGCGGCTGCCGCTCCGGCCGCGCCCGCTGAAGCTGCCCCGAGCACCGGTCCCAAACCCGGTCCCAAGCCTGCTCCGGCGCCTGCCGCCGAGCCTGAGGCTCCGGCGGCCGTTGCCCCGGCCGCGCCCGCTGCCACGGAGGCTCCGGCAACTCCGGCCGCCCCTGCTGCCGCTGCGCCTGCCGCACCGCGTACGGCTCCGCGCCCCGGCGCTCCCCGCCCGGGCAACAACCCGTTCGCCTCCAGCCAGGGCATGGGCCGCAAGCCCGCTCCGGCTCCTCGTGACAACACCCCGGGCGCAGTCCCGGGCGTACCGCGGCCGCCGGCGGCTCGCGACGGTGCTGCCCCGGCGCGTCCGGGCATGCCTCGTCCGAACCCGGCCATGATGCCGCGCAACTCGGCCTTCGGTGCGGGCGCTGCCCGTCCGGGTGCCCCCGGTCGTCCGGGTGCCGCTGGCGCTGGCGCTGGCCGTCCCGGTGCCGGCGGCGCAGGTCGTCCTGGCGGCGGTGGCTTCGGTGGTCGTCCTGGTGGCGGTCCCGGTGCCGGTGGCGCTCCGGGTGGCGGCGGTGGTTTCGCCGGTCGCCCCGGTGGCGGCGGCCCGAACCGTCCCGGTCAGCGTGGACAGGTCGGCGGCGCCTTCGGCAAGCAGACCGGCAAGAAGGGTCGGAAGTCCAAGCGCGCGAAGCGCCAGGAATTCGAGGCCATGGAGGCTCCGACGATCGGTGGCATCCGCGTCCGCAAGGGCAACGGTGAGACCGTACGTCTGGCCCGTGGCGCCTCGCTGACGGACTTCGCCGAGAAGATCAACGTCGATCCGTCGCAGTTGGTCCAGATGCTGTTCAGCCTGGGTGAGATGATCACCGCGACCCAGTCTGTCGGTGACGAGACTCTCGAGCTGCTCGGTGAGGAGCTGAACTACATCGTTCAGGTCATCTCGCCCGAGGACGAGGACCGCGAGCTGCTCGAGTCCTTCGACATCGAGTTCGGCGACGAGGGCGACGCGGACGACTGGGTCGTACGCCCGCCGGTGGTGACCGTCATGGGTCACGTCGACCACGGTAAGACGCGCCTCCTCGACGCGCTGCGCAACGCCAACGTCGTGGCAGGCGAGGCCGGTGGCATCACCCAGCACATCGGTGCGTACCAGGTGACCACGACGGTCGAGGACACCGAGCGCAAGATCACCTTCATCGACACCCCCGGTCACGAGGCGTTCACCGCCATGCGTGCCCGTGGTTCGCAGGCCTCCGACATCGCGATCCTCGTGGTCGCGGCGGACGACGGCGTCATGCCGCAGACGGTCGAGGCGCTCAACCACGCCAGGGCTGCCGGCGTACCGATCGTGGTGGCGGTCAACAAGATCGACAAGCCGGACGCCGACCCGACCAAGGTCCGCGGCCAGCTCACCGAGTACGGGCTGATTCCCGAGGAGTACGGCGGCGACTCGATGTTCGTCGACGTCTCGGCGAAGGCCGGTCTCAACCTCGACAAGCTGCTCGAGGCTGTCGTCGTGACGGCGGACGCGGCGCTCGACCTCCGGGCCAACCCGACGCAGGATGCTCAGGGTCTGGTCATCGAAGCGCACCTCGACCGCGGTCGCGGTCCGGTCGCCACGGTGCTCGTCCAGCGCGGCACGCTGCGTGCCGGTGACTCGATTGTCGCCGGTCCGGCCTTCGGTCGCGTTCGCGCCATGCTCGACGAGTACGGCAACGAGATCGACGAGGCCTCCCCGGGTCGTCCCGCCATGGTTCTCGGTCTGTCGGCCGTACCGGGCGCTGGTGCCTCCTTCCTGGTCGTCGAGGACGACCGGATGGCTCGCCAGATCGCCGAGCAGCGTGAGTCGCGTCAGCGTGCCGCGCAGTTGGCGAAGCGTACGGTCCGCCGCACGCTCGAGGACTTCATGAAGACGATGGAGAAGGGCGAGTCGCAGACTCTCAACCTCATCCTCAAGGGCGACGTGTCGGGCTCCGTCGAGGCGCTCGAGGACGCTCTGGCGAGCATCGACGTCGGTGGCGACGAGGTCTCGATCCGCGTCATCGACCGTGGTGTCGGTGCGATCACCGAGACGAACGTCGACCTGGCGGCCGCGTCCGACGCGATCATCATCGGCTTCAACGTCCGCCCGCAGGGCAAGGCGACCGAGCTGGCAGACCGCGAGGGCGTGGAGATCCGATACTACACGGTGATCTACCAGGCGATCGACGAGATCGAGGCCGCGCTCAAGGGCATGCTCAAGCCGGAGTACGAGGAGGCCACCCTCGGCCAGGCCGAGATCCGCGCGCTCTTCAAGAGCTCGAAGATCGGCAACATCGCCGGTTGTATGGTCACCAGCGGTGTCATCCGTCGCAATGCCAAGGTGCGCGTCCTTCGCGACAGTGCCGTCATCGCCGACAACCTCGACCTGGCCTCGCTCAAGCGCGAGAAGGACGATGCGTCGGAGGTCCGCGAGGGCTTCGAGTGCGGTCTGGTCCTGAAGAACTTCCAGGACATCCGCGAAGGCGACATCATCGAAGCGTTCGAGCTGCGCGAGATCGCTCGCAGCTGA
- the rbfA gene encoding 30S ribosome-binding factor RbfA, with amino-acid sequence MSSPRSRKIADRIKEIVAHLLERRIKDPRVGFVTLTDVRVSGDNQHASIFYTVLGAENDTQLADTAAALESAKGLLRSEVAKQLGMRHAPTLEFVHDALPEAARQMDEVLARAKAADDELAAHRGSSYAGDEDPYKKPRDVDGDEPEDDADDWDEA; translated from the coding sequence ATGAGTAGCCCACGCAGTCGCAAGATCGCGGACCGGATCAAGGAGATCGTCGCGCACCTTCTGGAGCGCCGCATCAAGGATCCTCGGGTCGGTTTCGTGACCTTGACCGACGTTCGTGTCTCTGGCGACAACCAGCATGCGTCGATCTTCTACACCGTGCTCGGTGCGGAGAACGACACACAGTTGGCGGACACCGCTGCGGCCCTGGAGTCTGCGAAGGGTCTGCTCCGGTCCGAGGTCGCCAAGCAACTCGGGATGCGGCACGCACCGACGCTGGAGTTCGTCCACGACGCGCTGCCGGAGGCCGCACGCCAGATGGATGAAGTGCTGGCGCGTGCCAAGGCTGCCGACGACGAGCTCGCCGCCCACCGTGGCAGCAGTTACGCCGGCGACGAGGACCCATACAAGAAGCCGCGAGACGTTGATGGCGACGAGCCTGAGGACGACGCGGATGACTGGGACGAGGCGTAG
- the truB gene encoding tRNA pseudouridine(55) synthase TruB: MAESGLVIVDKPAGVTSHDVVSRVRRLAGTRKVGHAGTLDPMATGVLVLGVERATRLLGHLMLTEKSYEATVRLGQSSSTDDAEGELSEPVEVAIDEAAVRAAFAGQVGDIMQRPTAVSAIKIDGQRAYARVRAGEDVEIPARPVTVHELTVRAIRGVDVDISVRCSSGTYIRAIARDVGEALGVGGHLTALRRTAVGPYVLAVARTLDELADDFVVLPIAEAARAAFPGVDLEETQAVDVRIGRRLSIQIDGLTAVFAPDGEFLALYEPVGPSLAKASAVFVG; the protein is encoded by the coding sequence GTGGCTGAATCCGGTCTGGTGATCGTTGACAAGCCCGCGGGAGTGACGTCGCATGACGTCGTCTCGCGGGTTCGTCGTCTCGCCGGGACCCGCAAGGTCGGCCATGCTGGGACCCTCGACCCGATGGCCACTGGTGTGCTGGTGCTCGGGGTCGAGCGCGCAACGCGCCTGCTCGGCCACCTGATGCTCACCGAGAAGTCCTACGAAGCCACCGTTCGGTTGGGGCAGAGCAGCTCGACCGACGATGCCGAGGGAGAACTCTCCGAGCCCGTCGAGGTTGCGATCGACGAGGCTGCCGTCCGGGCGGCCTTCGCAGGCCAGGTCGGCGACATCATGCAGCGGCCGACCGCCGTGAGTGCGATCAAGATCGACGGACAACGGGCGTACGCACGGGTGCGGGCAGGGGAGGACGTCGAAATCCCTGCTCGTCCGGTGACCGTTCACGAACTGACGGTCCGGGCGATCCGCGGCGTGGACGTCGACATCTCGGTCCGGTGCTCGTCCGGTACCTACATTCGCGCCATCGCGCGCGACGTCGGTGAGGCTCTCGGGGTCGGTGGCCATCTGACGGCGCTGCGACGCACGGCGGTGGGTCCGTACGTCCTCGCCGTCGCGCGGACACTCGACGAACTTGCTGACGACTTCGTCGTGCTGCCGATCGCTGAAGCGGCACGAGCCGCGTTCCCCGGGGTTGATCTCGAGGAGACACAGGCTGTCGACGTACGGATCGGCCGTCGGCTCAGCATCCAGATCGACGGGCTGACGGCTGTCTTCGCCCCTGACGGTGAGTTCCTTGCCTTGTACGAGCCGGTCGGGCCGAGCCTGGCCAAGGCGTCGGCGGTCTTTGTCGGCTGA
- a CDS encoding bifunctional riboflavin kinase/FAD synthetase, with the protein MQSPFDSWWRGLTEVPADLGRTAVVIGNFDGVHRGHQAVIQRAKEIAGDLPLVAVTFFPHPMAVVRPDIAPRILTDAVKRAELLRAAGADAVLTVPFDLEVASWSPDEFAREVLVDRLHAALVVVGDNFRYGHKASGDVASLTAFGREYDFRVEGVALAGDEAAWCSTDVRTLVDSGDVAGATAILGHAPTVRGVVVKGDQRGRELGFPTANVPADDKLAVPADGVYAGWLTRLDTRERFRAAISVGTNPTFEGVVGRRVESYVLDERLDLYGVEVEVEFVARIRGMVAFTTVEALVEVIEDDVRRTRELLRA; encoded by the coding sequence GTGCAGAGTCCGTTCGACAGCTGGTGGCGAGGCCTGACCGAGGTTCCAGCTGACCTCGGCCGTACCGCTGTCGTGATCGGGAACTTCGACGGCGTGCATCGCGGTCACCAGGCTGTCATCCAGCGCGCCAAGGAGATCGCCGGGGACCTGCCGCTGGTGGCGGTCACGTTCTTCCCGCACCCGATGGCGGTCGTGCGACCGGACATCGCGCCACGCATCCTCACGGATGCCGTCAAGCGTGCGGAACTGTTGCGAGCTGCCGGAGCCGACGCCGTGCTCACCGTCCCGTTCGACCTCGAGGTCGCGTCGTGGTCGCCGGACGAGTTCGCCCGCGAAGTACTCGTCGATCGGCTCCACGCCGCTCTGGTCGTGGTCGGCGACAACTTCCGGTACGGCCACAAGGCATCCGGCGACGTGGCATCTCTGACCGCATTCGGTCGGGAGTACGACTTCCGCGTCGAGGGCGTCGCGCTCGCCGGGGATGAGGCGGCGTGGTGTTCCACTGACGTGCGTACGCTCGTCGACTCCGGCGACGTCGCCGGTGCCACCGCGATCCTGGGCCACGCTCCGACTGTTCGTGGTGTGGTGGTGAAGGGTGACCAACGCGGCCGCGAACTCGGCTTCCCGACCGCCAACGTCCCCGCCGACGACAAGCTCGCGGTGCCCGCCGACGGCGTGTACGCCGGATGGCTCACGAGGCTGGACACCCGCGAACGCTTCCGCGCTGCCATCAGCGTCGGGACCAACCCGACGTTCGAGGGCGTCGTCGGCCGACGCGTCGAGTCGTACGTCCTCGATGAGAGGCTTGATCTTTACGGCGTCGAGGTCGAGGTCGAGTTCGTCGCCCGGATCCGCGGGATGGTCGCCTTCACCACGGTCGAGGCGCTGGTCGAGGTCATCGAGGATGACGTGAGGCGTACGCGAGAGTTGCTGCGCGCCTGA
- a CDS encoding MMPL family transporter: MHRQIAGTLTSPKTKWFVLAFWVIALAASIPFFSKLADVQNNQASSWLPASAESTRGLDKLTPFQSPNSVATTVVYTSATVTGTPLLELAQGDVPALQSIKSSDGAPAVDGKITAPLLSQDKQVVQLTLNFNVGKNGWSKMPGLVKDIRQIADHSGVTVHVTGQGGSAADASAAFGGLDSTLLIAALGVVVAILLFVYRSPTLWLVPIVSVVVGILVTFGFVYMLAKYAHLTVNGQSQAILSILCIGAGTDYALLLVSRYREELRNYEDRHEAMAHALHRAAPAILASAGTVILGMLCLTFAEMSSTSGMGPVVAVGVAVTYLVMATLLPALLVICGRWIFWPKRPAVGSEEPTESGIWAKVGQRIAVRPRAVWIGTALVLGIACIGLVQLNANGLTNDHTYTKEFDSVAGQKVLVTHGMADNSNRLLVVANADPVAAAAVQAALEKVDGLAILPGSQQKVFQIDPPKGGVIAFGAVIQADLSTQTAFDTVSAARSAVHAVPGADALVTGTSAMYLDTKLASQRDDKVIIPIVLVVVLLVLMILLRALVAPLMLLATVVLSFGAALGISVLLFKYAFHFAGSDASFPLFAFVFLVALGIDYNIFLMTRVREEAQHRGTRAGALIGLTSTGGVITSAGLVLAATFLILGSLPLVFLAELGVTVALGVMLDTMIVRSILVTALNLDLGDKIWWPSRPAAGALSPAGAEA, translated from the coding sequence ATGCATCGACAGATCGCCGGGACCTTGACGAGCCCGAAGACCAAATGGTTTGTGCTCGCGTTTTGGGTCATCGCGCTGGCTGCGTCCATTCCGTTCTTCAGCAAGTTGGCGGACGTCCAGAACAACCAAGCCAGTTCGTGGCTGCCGGCTTCGGCCGAGTCCACCCGTGGTCTGGACAAACTCACGCCGTTCCAGAGCCCGAACTCAGTCGCGACGACGGTCGTCTACACCTCCGCCACCGTCACAGGCACCCCGTTGTTGGAGCTCGCGCAGGGCGATGTTCCAGCGCTGCAAAGCATCAAGTCGAGCGACGGTGCGCCAGCGGTCGATGGCAAGATCACGGCGCCGCTGCTCTCGCAGGACAAGCAGGTCGTCCAATTGACGTTGAACTTCAACGTCGGCAAGAACGGTTGGAGCAAGATGCCTGGCTTGGTCAAGGACATCCGACAGATCGCCGATCACTCCGGCGTCACCGTGCACGTGACAGGTCAGGGAGGGTCTGCTGCCGATGCTTCAGCAGCGTTCGGCGGTCTCGATTCGACGCTGCTCATCGCGGCGCTCGGTGTCGTAGTGGCCATTCTCCTCTTCGTCTACCGCAGTCCCACGTTGTGGCTTGTGCCGATTGTGTCGGTCGTCGTCGGCATCTTGGTCACCTTCGGATTCGTCTACATGCTCGCCAAGTACGCGCACCTCACGGTGAACGGCCAGAGCCAGGCGATCCTGTCGATCCTCTGCATTGGCGCAGGGACGGACTACGCGCTGCTCCTGGTCTCGCGATATCGCGAAGAACTGCGCAACTACGAAGACCGTCACGAGGCGATGGCGCATGCGCTGCACCGGGCTGCCCCCGCGATCCTCGCCAGCGCCGGCACCGTCATCCTCGGCATGCTGTGCCTGACCTTCGCCGAGATGAGTTCCACGTCCGGCATGGGGCCGGTCGTAGCGGTCGGAGTCGCGGTGACGTACCTGGTCATGGCGACGTTGCTCCCGGCCCTACTGGTCATCTGCGGCCGCTGGATCTTCTGGCCCAAGCGTCCGGCGGTTGGCTCGGAGGAGCCGACCGAATCGGGCATCTGGGCCAAAGTCGGCCAGCGGATCGCGGTACGTCCGCGGGCCGTGTGGATCGGTACGGCTCTCGTGTTGGGCATCGCCTGCATCGGTCTCGTCCAACTCAATGCCAACGGTCTGACCAACGACCACACGTACACGAAGGAGTTCGACTCGGTCGCCGGGCAGAAGGTACTCGTCACGCACGGCATGGCCGACAACTCGAACCGTCTCCTAGTTGTGGCAAACGCCGATCCCGTCGCGGCCGCAGCGGTGCAAGCAGCGCTTGAGAAGGTGGACGGTCTTGCGATTTTGCCTGGATCGCAGCAGAAGGTCTTCCAGATCGATCCACCGAAGGGTGGCGTAATCGCGTTCGGAGCAGTGATCCAGGCAGACCTGTCGACTCAGACGGCGTTCGATACCGTCAGCGCGGCCCGTAGTGCAGTACACGCTGTGCCAGGAGCCGACGCATTGGTCACGGGCACTTCGGCGATGTATCTCGACACCAAACTGGCGAGCCAGCGCGACGACAAGGTGATCATCCCGATCGTGCTCGTGGTCGTCCTGCTCGTGCTGATGATCCTGCTGCGGGCGCTCGTGGCACCGCTGATGCTGCTCGCGACCGTCGTGCTGTCGTTCGGAGCCGCATTGGGCATCTCGGTGCTGCTGTTCAAGTACGCGTTCCACTTCGCGGGCTCCGACGCCAGCTTCCCGTTGTTCGCGTTCGTGTTCCTGGTGGCGTTGGGGATCGACTACAACATCTTCCTGATGACCCGCGTCCGAGAGGAGGCCCAACACCGGGGCACGCGGGCGGGAGCGTTGATCGGCCTGACCTCGACCGGTGGCGTGATCACCTCGGCCGGCCTCGTCCTCGCCGCGACGTTCCTCATCCTCGGCTCGCTCCCGCTGGTGTTCCTCGCCGAGCTCGGAGTCACCGTGGCTCTCGGCGTCATGCTGGACACAATGATCGTCCGCTCGATCCTCGTCACCGCGCTCAACCTCGATCTCGGCGACAAGATCTGGTGGCCGAGCCGACCTGCGGCCGGTGCACTGTCGCCGGCTGGTGCCGAGGCCTAG
- a CDS encoding limonene-1,2-epoxide hydrolase family protein has product MTNVEVVEDFFAALAIADVPTGSALLAPEIEWLNTGLPTVRGRRVFGILKALPKLAFDFDFVMHEIDEDGETVRTQRTDVLRWGPLSSSFHVAGDFVVRDGKIHRWDDRYKMGEVISGFFKRVDGS; this is encoded by the coding sequence ATGACCAACGTTGAGGTAGTCGAAGATTTCTTCGCCGCACTGGCGATCGCCGATGTCCCGACCGGGTCGGCGCTTCTCGCGCCGGAGATCGAATGGTTGAACACCGGCCTTCCCACCGTCCGTGGCCGCCGGGTGTTCGGGATCCTGAAGGCTCTCCCGAAGTTGGCGTTCGACTTCGACTTCGTGATGCACGAGATCGACGAGGACGGCGAGACCGTACGCACCCAGCGCACGGACGTGCTCCGCTGGGGACCGCTCTCCTCCAGCTTCCACGTGGCCGGCGACTTCGTGGTGCGTGACGGCAAGATCCACAGGTGGGACGACCGCTACAAGATGGGCGAAGTGATCTCGGGCTTCTTCAAGCGGGTCGACGGGTCCTGA